The DNA region TCCCGGTCCGGGCACCCCCGAGCAGGCGGGCGTCTGCATCGAGATGGTGCACCACTGCGCGAACAGCGGCGTTCCGGTCTTCGGCGTGTGCCTGGGCATGCAGTCGATGGCCGTCGCCTACGGCGGCGTCGTGGACCGCGCGCCCGAGCTGTTGCACGGCAAGACCTCTCCCGTGCTCCACGGGAGCAAGGGAGTGTTCGCCGGTCTGCCGTCGCCCTTCACGGCGACGCGCTACCACTCCCTCGCCGCCGAGCCGGCCACGCTCCCGCCCGAGCTCGAGGTCACGGCACGGACGGCCGACGGCATCATCATGGGGCTGCGCCACCGTGAACTCGCGGTGGAGGGAGTGCAGTTCCACCCCGAGTCGGTGCTCACCGAGCACGGGCACCTGATGCTCGCCAACTGGCTGGAGCGGTGCGGCGACGCGGGGGCCGTCGAGAGATCGGCGGGGCTCGCGCCGGTGGTGGGCAAGGCCGCCGCGTGACCCCACTCCGCCCCGAACCCGATGCCGGACAGGGAGGCCCGTACGCCCAGGGGGCGTACGAGGCCGATGGCACGTTCGAGTCGGCGGTGGAGCGGCTGGCGGACCCGCTGAACGACCCGCTGCCGGGGCGGCACGCGTCGCCCTGGTTCCGGGCGGAGACTCCCCCGCCCGGCGACGAGGCCCGGCAGGTGCCTCCGGCGGGGCCCCAGCAGGCCCCGGAGCGGGCTCAGACGCCACCGCAGCCTCCACATGAGTGGTACGACCCGGAGGGCTATCAGCGGGACTGGTACGGGCAGCAGGGGCCGGAACAGGCACCCGCTCCGAGACCGGCCCCCGCTCCGGAACCGGCCCCTGCTCCGGGGCGGCCCCCCGCTCCGGAACCGGCCCCTGCTCCGGAACGGGCCCCCGCTCCGGAACCGGCCCCACGGCCGGTGTCCGCTCCCGCCCCCGTGGCTGCGGACGAGACCGTCGCCCTGCGGACGGCTGCCGTGCCCCCGCGCGCGGCACGTGTGGCCGACGCGCCGGGCCTGGCCGACGCGCCCGGCCTGTCCGGTGCCGATGACCAGGGACCCGCCACCGCACCCCTGCCGACCGGCGGGCGGGCGGAGCGCCGCCGGGCGGCGAAGGGCCGCGGAAGACGACGTGGGGAGCCCGCCCGCCCGGCGGACGCGGGCGCCGCCGCGGCGGTACCCGCCGTACCGATGTCACGCCTGGAGGCCCGGCGGGCCGCCCGTGCCGCCAAGGACAGCCCGGCTGTCGTGGCGAGCCGGGTCGTCGGCGAAATGTTCATCACCTTCGGTGTGCTGATGCTTCTGTTCGTCACCTACCAGCTGTGGTGGACCAACGTCCGCGCCGACCAGATCGCCGGACGCGAGACGCACAAGATCCAGGACGGATGGGCGAACGGGGCGCGCACGCCTGGGGTCTTCGAGCCCGGCCAGGGCTTCGCCATCATGCACATTCCCAAGCTGGACGTGGTCGCACCGATCGCCGAGGGCATCAGCAAGGAGAAGGTCCTCGACCGCGGAATGGTCGGTCACTACGCCGAGGGCAAGCTGAAGACCGCGATGCCCTCGGCGAAGCAGGGGAACTTCTCCGTGGCCGGTCACCGCAACACGCATGGCGAACCTTTCCGGTACATCAACAAGCTGAAGCCCGGTGACCCCATCGTGGTCGAGACGCAGGACGCGTACTACACGTACGAGATGACCAGCATCCTTCCGCAGACCTCGCCGTCCAACGTCTCGGTCATCGACCCCGTGCCGCGGCAGTCCGGCTTCACCGGTCCGGGCAGATACATCACACTCACGACCTGCACCCCGGAATTCACGAGTACGTACCGAATGATCGTGTGGGGCAAGATGGTCGACGAACGGCCGCGCAGCAAGGGGAAGCCCGACGCGCTCGTCGGCTGAGGTGAGCTGGGCGACATCACGACAGGGGCGGGTGCGGTGGCAGCGAGGACCGAGCAGGAAGAGCGCGCCGAGGAGTCGACGCCCCCGGTGCGGCGCGGAAACCGTCATCCCGTCGCGACGGCCGTGAGCTTGTTCGGCGAGCTGCTGATCACCGCCGGTCTCGTGCTGGGGCTGTTCGTCGTCTACTCGCTGTGGTGGACCAACGTCCTCGCCGACCGCGAGGCGGGCAAGCAGGGGGACACCGTCCGCGACCACTGGGCTGAAGGCCGGGGCCCGGGGGAGCTCGACACCAAGGACGGCATCGGCTTCCTGCACGTGCCCGCGATGAAGAACGGCGAGGTGCTGGTCAAGAAGGGCACCGACACCGAGACCCTCAACAACGGCATCGCCGGCTACTACACGGACCCCGTGAAGTCGGCCCTTCCCTCGGATGCCGAGGGCAACTTCGCGCTCGCCGCCCACCGGGACGGTCACGGCGCCAGGTTCCACAACATCGACAAGGTGAAGAAGGGCGACGCGGTCGTCTTCGAGACCGAGGACACCTGGTACGTCTACAAGGTCTACGCGGAGCTTCCGGAGACGTCGAAGTACGACGTCGACGCGATCGCGCCGGTGCCCAAGGAGTCGGGCGTCAAGAAGCCCGGCCGCTACATCACCCTGACCACCTGCACACCGGTCTACACGTCGAAGTACCGCTACATCGTGTGGGGTGAGCTGGTCCGCACGGAGAAGGTGGACAGCGACCGTACGAAGCCGGTGGAGCTGCGCTAGCCGCCGGTGGACGCACGTGAGGGGCCCCGGTCACCGTGGTGGTGACCGGGGCCCCTGCGTGCGCGATACGGCCGGGC from Streptomyces sp. B1I3 includes:
- a CDS encoding aminodeoxychorismate/anthranilate synthase component II produces the protein MSARILVVDNYDSFVFNIVQYLYQLGAECEVVRNDEVTTAHAEDGFDGVLLSPGPGTPEQAGVCIEMVHHCANSGVPVFGVCLGMQSMAVAYGGVVDRAPELLHGKTSPVLHGSKGVFAGLPSPFTATRYHSLAAEPATLPPELEVTARTADGIIMGLRHRELAVEGVQFHPESVLTEHGHLMLANWLERCGDAGAVERSAGLAPVVGKAAA
- a CDS encoding class E sortase encodes the protein MAARTEQEERAEESTPPVRRGNRHPVATAVSLFGELLITAGLVLGLFVVYSLWWTNVLADREAGKQGDTVRDHWAEGRGPGELDTKDGIGFLHVPAMKNGEVLVKKGTDTETLNNGIAGYYTDPVKSALPSDAEGNFALAAHRDGHGARFHNIDKVKKGDAVVFETEDTWYVYKVYAELPETSKYDVDAIAPVPKESGVKKPGRYITLTTCTPVYTSKYRYIVWGELVRTEKVDSDRTKPVELR
- a CDS encoding class E sortase, with translation MTPLRPEPDAGQGGPYAQGAYEADGTFESAVERLADPLNDPLPGRHASPWFRAETPPPGDEARQVPPAGPQQAPERAQTPPQPPHEWYDPEGYQRDWYGQQGPEQAPAPRPAPAPEPAPAPGRPPAPEPAPAPERAPAPEPAPRPVSAPAPVAADETVALRTAAVPPRAARVADAPGLADAPGLSGADDQGPATAPLPTGGRAERRRAAKGRGRRRGEPARPADAGAAAAVPAVPMSRLEARRAARAAKDSPAVVASRVVGEMFITFGVLMLLFVTYQLWWTNVRADQIAGRETHKIQDGWANGARTPGVFEPGQGFAIMHIPKLDVVAPIAEGISKEKVLDRGMVGHYAEGKLKTAMPSAKQGNFSVAGHRNTHGEPFRYINKLKPGDPIVVETQDAYYTYEMTSILPQTSPSNVSVIDPVPRQSGFTGPGRYITLTTCTPEFTSTYRMIVWGKMVDERPRSKGKPDALVG